A stretch of Myxococcus hansupus DNA encodes these proteins:
- a CDS encoding ribonuclease HII, whose protein sequence is MSAESVEQLLQRPLSELTARFVTQANPVPAGLLEALDADSRSGAQALARRIRSRQEKNRAEGQRLRRLLRYETELWEQGATHIAGVDEAGMAPLAGPVVAAAAVLPRGFRLKGLDDSKKILDADKREALAVVIKQEAVAWAVGRAEVEEIDRINIYHAGLLAMRRAVEGLSVKPDHLLVDARTVPECSIPQQGIIKGDALSLSIAAASILAKTTRDRWMAELDAQYPGYGLAAHKGYPTPLHLQTLREKGVLPIHRRSFAPVREALGRPTGAAPSAAQAELFPLAASRTAVKS, encoded by the coding sequence ATGTCCGCCGAATCCGTGGAACAGTTGCTCCAGCGCCCGTTGTCCGAGCTGACCGCGCGCTTCGTCACCCAGGCGAACCCCGTCCCCGCTGGCCTCTTGGAAGCGCTGGACGCAGACAGCCGGAGTGGAGCCCAGGCGCTGGCCCGGCGCATCCGCTCCCGGCAGGAGAAGAACCGCGCGGAGGGACAGCGCCTGCGCCGCCTGCTCCGCTACGAGACGGAGCTGTGGGAGCAAGGCGCCACGCACATCGCCGGCGTGGACGAGGCCGGCATGGCCCCGCTCGCGGGCCCGGTGGTCGCCGCCGCGGCCGTGCTGCCCCGAGGCTTCCGCCTCAAGGGGCTCGACGACTCGAAGAAGATTCTCGACGCCGACAAGCGCGAGGCCCTGGCCGTCGTCATCAAGCAGGAAGCGGTGGCGTGGGCCGTGGGCCGCGCGGAGGTCGAGGAGATCGACCGCATCAACATCTACCACGCGGGGCTGCTGGCCATGCGCCGCGCCGTGGAAGGGCTCTCGGTGAAGCCCGACCACCTGCTGGTGGACGCGCGGACGGTGCCCGAGTGCTCGATACCGCAGCAGGGCATCATCAAGGGTGACGCGCTGTCGCTGAGCATCGCCGCGGCCTCCATCCTGGCGAAGACGACGCGCGACCGCTGGATGGCGGAGCTGGACGCGCAGTACCCGGGCTACGGGCTCGCCGCGCACAAGGGCTACCCGACGCCGCTTCATCTCCAGACGCTGCGAGAGAAGGGGGTGCTCCCCATCCACCGCCGCAGCTTCGCGCCCGTGCGCGAGGCCCTGGGGCGGCCCACGGGCGCGGCCCCTTCCGCCGCGCAAGCCGAGCTGTTCCCCCTGGCCGCGTCCCGGACGGCGGTGAAGTCATGA
- the acs gene encoding acetate--CoA ligase: MADSRQEIHSVLTEARVFPPPEAFAQRAHIRSMAQYQKLWDEAAKDPDTYWGDRAREELYWKEPFQTVLDWKPPHAKWFVEGKTNLAYNCLDRHLATRRDKPAILFEGEPGDRRVLTYGELSTEVNKLANALKSLGVRKGDRVGIYLPMVPEAAVAMLACARIGAVHSVVFGGFSTEALQERMKDAGAKVLLTADGGWRKGAVVPLLKNVEAALANIPSMEKVVVLRRTGSTLELSGPKLVAWDTLVGAQSAECEPEWVESEHPLFILYTSGSTGKPKGVLHTTGGYAVGASLTTRWVFDLRDDDVYWCTADVGWVTGHTYVVYGPLMNGVTTVIYEGAPTQPGPDRFWDIIERYKATILYTAPTAIRAFMRLGEEPVRKHDLSSLRLLGSVGEPINPEAWMWYRDVIGGGRCPVVDTWWQTETGGIMVSPLPGATPTKPGSATLPLPGIHAEILDREGNKVPRGQGGLLFITRPWPSMLRTVYGDPDRYVRTYFNELPGMYFTGDGARTDAEGYIWLMGRVDDVVNVAGHRLGTAEVESALVAHASVAEAAVVGRPDDLKGTALVAFVTLKQGNPPSDALKKTLAVHVGKEIGAIARPDEIRFAEALPKTRSGKIMRRLLRDVAAGKQASGDTTTLEDLNVLAALRQNDE; encoded by the coding sequence ATGGCGGATTCGCGGCAAGAGATTCACTCGGTCCTGACGGAAGCACGGGTTTTTCCGCCCCCAGAGGCGTTCGCCCAGCGCGCGCACATCCGGAGCATGGCGCAGTACCAGAAGCTCTGGGACGAGGCCGCGAAGGACCCCGACACGTACTGGGGCGACCGCGCCCGTGAGGAGCTGTACTGGAAGGAGCCGTTCCAGACGGTCCTCGACTGGAAGCCGCCGCACGCGAAGTGGTTCGTCGAGGGCAAGACGAACCTGGCCTACAACTGCCTGGACCGGCACCTGGCCACCCGCCGCGACAAGCCCGCCATCCTCTTCGAGGGCGAGCCGGGCGACCGCCGCGTCCTCACGTACGGCGAGCTGTCCACCGAGGTGAACAAGCTGGCCAACGCGCTCAAGTCGCTGGGCGTCCGGAAGGGGGACCGCGTGGGCATCTACCTGCCCATGGTTCCCGAGGCCGCGGTGGCGATGCTGGCGTGCGCGCGCATTGGCGCGGTGCACTCGGTGGTGTTCGGAGGCTTCTCCACCGAGGCGCTCCAGGAGCGCATGAAGGACGCGGGCGCGAAGGTGCTGCTCACCGCGGACGGCGGCTGGCGCAAGGGCGCGGTGGTGCCGCTGCTGAAGAACGTGGAGGCCGCGCTCGCCAACATCCCCAGCATGGAGAAGGTGGTGGTGCTCCGCCGCACGGGCAGCACGTTGGAGCTGTCCGGCCCCAAGCTCGTCGCGTGGGACACGCTGGTGGGCGCGCAGTCCGCGGAGTGTGAACCGGAGTGGGTGGAGAGCGAGCACCCGCTGTTCATCCTCTACACGTCGGGCTCCACCGGAAAGCCCAAGGGCGTGCTGCACACCACGGGTGGCTACGCCGTGGGCGCATCGCTCACCACGCGCTGGGTGTTCGACCTGCGCGACGATGACGTCTACTGGTGCACCGCCGACGTGGGTTGGGTGACGGGACACACGTACGTCGTCTACGGCCCGCTGATGAACGGCGTCACCACCGTCATCTACGAGGGCGCGCCCACGCAGCCGGGGCCGGACCGCTTCTGGGACATCATCGAGCGGTACAAGGCCACCATCCTCTACACCGCGCCCACCGCCATTCGCGCCTTCATGCGCCTGGGGGAGGAGCCCGTGCGCAAGCATGACCTGTCCTCGCTGCGCCTGCTGGGCAGCGTGGGCGAGCCCATCAACCCCGAGGCGTGGATGTGGTACCGCGACGTCATCGGTGGCGGGCGTTGCCCCGTGGTGGACACGTGGTGGCAGACGGAGACGGGCGGCATCATGGTGTCACCGCTGCCCGGGGCCACGCCGACCAAGCCGGGCTCGGCCACGCTGCCGCTGCCGGGCATCCACGCGGAGATTCTGGACCGCGAAGGCAACAAGGTGCCGCGAGGGCAGGGCGGGCTGCTCTTCATCACGCGCCCCTGGCCGTCCATGCTCCGCACCGTGTACGGCGACCCGGACCGTTACGTGCGCACGTACTTCAACGAGCTTCCCGGCATGTACTTCACCGGCGATGGCGCGCGTACGGACGCGGAGGGCTACATCTGGCTGATGGGCCGCGTGGATGACGTGGTCAACGTCGCTGGCCACCGGCTGGGCACCGCGGAGGTGGAGAGCGCGTTGGTGGCGCATGCCTCCGTCGCCGAGGCCGCCGTCGTGGGCCGCCCGGATGACTTGAAGGGCACCGCGCTGGTGGCCTTCGTCACCCTCAAGCAGGGCAACCCGCCGTCCGATGCGTTGAAGAAGACGCTGGCTGTCCACGTGGGCAAGGAGATTGGCGCCATCGCCCGCCCGGACGAAATCCGCTTCGCGGAGGCGCTGCCCAAGACGCGCTCGGGGAAGATCATGCGGCGGCTGCTGCGCGACGTGGCGGCAGGCAAGCAAGCCTCCGGGGACACCACCACCCTGGAAGACCTCAACGTCCTCGCGGCGCTGCGGCAGAACGACGAGTGA
- a CDS encoding DUF4956 domain-containing protein, producing the protein MDAPFSALFEGAKAEFSSLSVAAILPRMLAAALIGTLLSLRPWRLLMKRALPKADMIQAQVLLCAAAAVITAVIGDSLAKAFGLVGLGGFVRFRSGLKDPRDAAILFLMIGLGMACGHGSLGLASVGMLFVMALLFVLDLFNRDEAQPGAVKQRLLLSAQSDDLVGAEATLRRALGERNVMVKSCALDFDGRRLELEVEEPEPGSLAAALGRTEGTSLRGLRWTAVNPRSTGGTREERV; encoded by the coding sequence ATGGATGCTCCATTCTCAGCCCTCTTCGAGGGCGCGAAGGCGGAATTCAGCTCGCTGTCCGTCGCCGCGATTCTCCCGCGGATGCTGGCGGCGGCCCTCATCGGAACGCTCCTGTCGCTGCGGCCCTGGCGTCTGCTCATGAAGCGGGCGCTGCCCAAGGCGGACATGATTCAGGCCCAGGTGCTGCTCTGCGCGGCGGCGGCGGTCATCACCGCCGTCATCGGGGACAGCCTGGCGAAGGCCTTCGGCCTGGTGGGCCTGGGCGGATTCGTGCGCTTCCGTTCCGGACTCAAGGACCCGCGCGACGCGGCCATCCTGTTCCTGATGATTGGCCTGGGCATGGCGTGTGGACACGGCAGCCTGGGGCTGGCCTCCGTCGGCATGTTGTTCGTCATGGCCCTGCTCTTCGTCCTGGACCTGTTCAACCGGGACGAGGCGCAGCCGGGCGCGGTGAAGCAGCGGCTGCTCCTGTCCGCGCAGTCGGACGACCTGGTGGGCGCGGAGGCCACGCTGCGCCGCGCGCTGGGTGAGCGCAACGTGATGGTGAAGAGCTGCGCGCTCGACTTCGACGGGCGGCGGCTGGAGTTGGAAGTGGAGGAGCCAGAGCCGGGCTCCCTCGCGGCGGCGCTGGGCCGCACCGAGGGCACATCCCTGCGCGGCTTGCGGTGGACGGCGGTGAATCCAAGGAGCACAGGCGGCACACGGGAGGAGCGGGTATGA
- a CDS encoding aminotransferase class I/II-fold pyridoxal phosphate-dependent enzyme, which produces MDFRAELDSPLFTHFISHYSHPTGPDLLGRTEPFFEWQESRRQAGLWPYSRSLESAPTPECGVRSETGTARQGLNFGSQDYLSLSTHPAVMEAAQRAIQDYGLHSAGSAMLGGNTTPALMLEKALAEHLQMPHVALFSTGWGAGFGVIVGLVRPDDHVVLDALSHACLQQGAAAATPNVSRVPHLNNRAMKRKLQEIRARDTRNGVLVVTEGLFSMDSDVPRLEELQAICHEFGATLLVDVAHDLGALGPQGTGSLGLQEMLGKVDLVMGAFSKTFATNGGFVATRSPSVRQFIRIMGGPHIFSNALLPMQAAVVLESLRIVRSEEGAALRAKAQENSLALRAAFQARGVKCLGEPSNVVPVQVGDAKVARLAAKKLFERDIFANLVEYPAVRLRESRFRMQVMSAHTLEQVQRAAAGVCDAMDEARAEVEVRPSATRAARHDGRAQAEL; this is translated from the coding sequence ATGGATTTCCGAGCTGAACTCGATTCACCGCTCTTCACCCATTTCATCTCCCACTATTCCCACCCCACGGGGCCGGACCTGTTGGGTCGGACGGAGCCGTTTTTCGAGTGGCAGGAGTCTCGGCGCCAGGCGGGGTTGTGGCCGTATTCGCGCAGCCTGGAGTCGGCACCGACGCCGGAGTGTGGTGTTCGCAGTGAGACGGGGACGGCGCGCCAGGGGCTGAACTTCGGCTCTCAAGACTACCTCTCGTTGTCCACGCATCCCGCGGTGATGGAGGCGGCCCAGCGGGCCATCCAAGACTACGGTTTGCACAGCGCGGGCTCGGCGATGCTGGGGGGCAACACGACGCCGGCGCTGATGTTGGAGAAGGCACTCGCGGAGCATCTGCAGATGCCGCACGTCGCGCTGTTCTCCACGGGGTGGGGCGCGGGCTTTGGTGTCATTGTCGGGCTGGTGCGTCCGGATGACCACGTGGTGCTCGACGCGCTGTCGCACGCGTGCCTCCAGCAGGGCGCCGCCGCGGCGACGCCGAACGTGAGCCGCGTGCCGCACCTCAACAACCGCGCGATGAAGCGCAAGCTCCAGGAGATTCGCGCCCGGGATACGCGCAACGGGGTGCTCGTCGTCACCGAGGGCCTGTTCTCCATGGACTCGGACGTGCCTCGGCTGGAGGAGCTCCAGGCCATCTGTCACGAGTTCGGCGCGACGCTGCTGGTGGACGTGGCCCACGACCTGGGCGCGCTGGGGCCGCAGGGCACGGGGAGCCTGGGCCTGCAGGAGATGCTGGGGAAGGTGGACCTGGTGATGGGCGCCTTCTCGAAGACGTTCGCGACCAATGGCGGCTTCGTGGCCACGCGCTCGCCGTCCGTGCGGCAGTTCATCCGCATCATGGGCGGGCCGCACATCTTCTCCAACGCGCTGCTGCCCATGCAGGCCGCGGTGGTGCTGGAGTCGCTGCGCATCGTCCGCTCGGAAGAGGGCGCGGCGCTGCGCGCGAAGGCCCAGGAGAACAGCCTGGCGCTGCGCGCCGCGTTCCAGGCCCGGGGCGTGAAGTGCCTGGGCGAGCCGTCCAACGTCGTGCCCGTGCAGGTGGGCGACGCGAAGGTGGCGCGGCTGGCCGCGAAGAAGCTGTTCGAGCGCGACATCTTCGCCAACCTGGTGGAGTACCCGGCCGTCCGTCTGCGCGAGTCGCGCTTCCGCATGCAGGTGATGTCCGCGCACACGCTGGAGCAGGTGCAGCGGGCCGCGGCCGGCGTCTGTGATGCCATGGACGAGGCCCGGGCGGAGGTGGAGGTCCGGCCCTCGGCGACCCGCGCGGCCCGCCATGACGGCCGCGCGCAGGCGGAGCTCTAG
- a CDS encoding carboxypeptidase-like regulatory domain-containing protein has protein sequence MVSLKVEVLSADGARIRGATVTGTNVTSNISITGVTDGQGVSTAINESLAPSPVRVVATAGSKVSPAHQVEWQCDGCNCQPEPSTLELRLNP, from the coding sequence TTGGTATCGCTCAAGGTGGAGGTGCTGTCCGCGGACGGCGCGCGCATCCGCGGAGCGACCGTCACCGGCACCAACGTGACGTCCAACATCAGCATCACCGGCGTCACGGATGGACAGGGCGTCAGCACCGCCATCAACGAATCGCTCGCGCCCAGCCCGGTGCGTGTCGTGGCCACGGCGGGCTCCAAGGTGTCCCCGGCCCACCAGGTGGAATGGCAGTGTGACGGTTGCAACTGTCAGCCCGAGCCCTCGACGCTGGAGCTGCGGCTCAATCCGTAA
- a CDS encoding histidine phosphatase family protein — MTTQFILLRHGETEWNSLGRLQGHQDSDLSGVGLKQADALAARLAPESFSALYSSDLGRARETARRIAVRTGHAVLPDSRLRERGLGILEGLTREEARQRHPDVFAAYSGGAPDYVVPGGESTAQRLRHAVECLEELGARHRGERLVVVTHGGVLSLLFRHSLGIPPSAPRTFSVLNAGWNQFDYHEGTWRLVTWGDVTHLRATSLDDT; from the coding sequence ATGACAACCCAGTTCATCCTGCTCCGCCACGGAGAGACGGAGTGGAACTCCCTGGGGCGGCTCCAGGGCCATCAGGACAGCGACCTCAGCGGCGTGGGGCTCAAGCAGGCGGATGCCCTGGCCGCGCGACTGGCGCCGGAGTCCTTCTCCGCGCTGTACAGCAGTGATTTGGGCCGGGCGCGGGAGACGGCGCGGCGCATCGCCGTGCGCACCGGCCACGCCGTGCTGCCCGACAGCCGCCTGCGTGAACGGGGCCTGGGCATCCTCGAGGGCCTCACCCGGGAAGAGGCGAGGCAGCGGCACCCGGACGTCTTCGCCGCGTACTCCGGGGGCGCGCCCGACTACGTGGTTCCCGGCGGCGAGAGCACCGCCCAGCGGCTGCGCCACGCGGTGGAGTGCCTGGAGGAGCTGGGCGCGCGCCACCGGGGCGAGCGGTTGGTGGTGGTGACCCATGGAGGCGTGCTCAGCCTCCTGTTCCGCCACAGCCTGGGGATTCCCCCCTCGGCGCCGCGCACCTTCTCCGTGCTCAACGCCGGGTGGAACCAGTTCGACTACCACGAGGGCACCTGGCGGCTCGTCACGTGGGGAGACGTCACCCACCTGCGCGCCACCAGCCTCGATGACACCTGA
- the tmk gene encoding dTMP kinase, with protein sequence MFIDFEGIDGSGKTTLSNLLSAKLKRLGYRVAHAREGGELQAPTARRVRELTRDSRLLEMSPRAEFFLNLARDAQQLDEVIAPALSRGEVCISDRYLYSQLALSGGGRGLPMDELRPACELASQGLWPDLVILVDVDPDLARLRKRLGKLQSKRASDGDSRKGLAGAGLAVRVRESFLEMARKDPQRWLILENNDVPLRVLEQRLVDAVVARLEGREMQVQRIVPASNHRASEGAITVQNVEERFFQTLDAVEQREPALAAWMLSGIPGLPAHQRRLAFAERFPALIARGMNGLEDAPAMDLREVLADVAPADVAFSLTGRTGTRAAMLRQRLYAQAPAEVLASLKHDDSPQAWALRERAMRDGRLTEVLGSLAGQDCEEAWVVREAGMQRKLYADVARSLTGLAGSRADALREVLLPHDRLAVLRSTQGLDTPVARGLREALAGKALKLVLRSVTGLDTEEAWALRERGAPLTKEALDSLDGMDDPRAWKLRVEHLERWPTTAVSSLEGLPLGPHAQALIDRVLAANPGKLPLLRNAYAVVATARTLAAPASAPRRAEVDAPTRMEA encoded by the coding sequence GTGTTCATCGACTTCGAAGGAATTGATGGCAGCGGCAAGACGACGCTCTCCAACCTGCTGTCCGCGAAGCTCAAGCGGCTGGGGTACCGGGTGGCGCACGCGCGGGAGGGCGGCGAGCTGCAAGCCCCCACGGCGCGGCGCGTGCGGGAGCTGACGCGCGACTCGCGGCTGCTGGAGATGTCGCCGCGCGCGGAGTTCTTCCTCAACCTGGCGCGGGACGCACAGCAACTGGACGAAGTGATTGCCCCCGCGCTGTCTCGCGGCGAGGTGTGCATCAGCGACCGCTACCTGTACTCGCAGCTCGCGTTGAGCGGCGGGGGCCGGGGACTTCCCATGGACGAACTGCGGCCGGCGTGCGAGCTGGCCTCGCAGGGGCTGTGGCCCGACCTGGTCATCCTGGTGGATGTGGACCCGGACCTCGCGCGGCTGCGCAAGCGCCTGGGCAAGCTTCAGAGCAAGCGCGCCAGTGACGGTGACAGCCGCAAGGGCCTGGCCGGCGCGGGGCTGGCGGTCCGGGTGCGTGAGTCCTTCCTGGAGATGGCGCGCAAGGACCCGCAGCGCTGGCTCATCCTGGAGAACAACGACGTGCCCTTGCGCGTGCTGGAGCAGCGCCTGGTGGATGCCGTGGTGGCCCGGCTGGAGGGACGCGAGATGCAGGTGCAGCGCATCGTCCCCGCGTCCAACCACCGCGCTTCCGAGGGCGCCATCACCGTCCAGAACGTGGAGGAGCGCTTCTTCCAGACGTTGGACGCGGTGGAGCAACGCGAGCCAGCGCTCGCGGCGTGGATGCTGAGCGGCATCCCGGGGCTGCCCGCGCACCAGCGGCGGCTGGCCTTCGCGGAGCGCTTCCCCGCCCTCATCGCGCGCGGCATGAACGGCCTGGAGGACGCGCCCGCCATGGACCTGCGCGAGGTGCTCGCCGACGTCGCGCCCGCGGACGTGGCCTTCAGTCTCACGGGCCGGACGGGCACGCGCGCGGCCATGCTGCGCCAGCGGCTGTACGCGCAGGCCCCCGCCGAGGTGCTGGCGAGCCTCAAGCATGACGACTCACCGCAGGCCTGGGCCCTGCGCGAGCGGGCCATGCGGGACGGCCGGCTGACCGAGGTGCTCGGCAGTCTGGCCGGACAGGACTGCGAGGAGGCCTGGGTGGTGCGCGAGGCCGGCATGCAGCGCAAGCTGTACGCGGACGTGGCGCGCAGCCTCACCGGACTGGCGGGGAGCCGCGCGGACGCGCTTCGGGAGGTGCTGCTGCCCCATGACCGGCTCGCCGTGCTGCGCAGCACCCAGGGCCTGGACACGCCGGTGGCGCGCGGCCTGCGCGAGGCGCTCGCGGGCAAGGCCCTGAAGCTGGTGCTCCGCTCGGTGACGGGCCTGGACACGGAGGAAGCCTGGGCCCTGCGCGAGCGCGGCGCCCCGCTGACGAAGGAGGCGCTGGACTCCCTCGATGGAATGGATGACCCGCGCGCCTGGAAGCTGCGTGTGGAGCACCTGGAGCGTTGGCCCACCACGGCGGTGTCGTCGCTGGAAGGGTTGCCCCTGGGGCCGCACGCCCAGGCGCTCATCGACCGCGTGTTGGCCGCGAACCCCGGCAAGCTGCCGCTGCTGCGCAACGCCTACGCCGTGGTCGCCACCGCCAGAACGCTCGCCGCGCCCGCGTCGGCCCCGCGCCGGGCGGAAGTCGACGCGCCCACCCGGATGGAGGCCTAG
- a CDS encoding RsmB/NOP family class I SAM-dependent RNA methyltransferase, which produces MATHRKSRPPSRSAPKKSSAPSGKKPAPSERGERPLREDLVLQACLEAYGSVRHEGRMADRALDFTLRRKANLYSNERRAVAERVYGLLRRQRTVDFLLSRAHPRFDALDTSRQDVLRIAASRVLYGEPHGLVARQFALAPPDAAALGTLPEAAALLETLPPREHFPIAASLPDFLADRFLATFGRDAARAAEAMNERAPLVARTNLLKGDRETLMQRLRAESVDVKPTPLSPMGLVLETRINAFSLASFREGLMELQDEGSQLLGMLVDAPPTRVVDACAGAGGKTLQLAAQMKNRGDLHALDVDERRMEDLKKRARRAGVHNTRAQLIPLEGPEAEDALAPLKDKADRVLVDAPCSGTGTFRRKPDARYRLTPADLEMHVSRQKALLARFATMVKPGGRLIYGTCSVLREENENVVEDFLAKHPDFSVKPVVELLGPELGEKVGPGPFLRLAPHTHGTDGFFGAVLVRAK; this is translated from the coding sequence ATGGCCACCCATCGCAAGTCCCGCCCGCCCTCGCGGTCGGCCCCGAAGAAGTCCAGTGCCCCGTCCGGGAAGAAACCCGCCCCCTCCGAGCGCGGCGAACGTCCGCTGCGTGAGGACCTGGTCCTCCAGGCCTGCCTGGAGGCCTACGGCTCGGTCCGGCACGAGGGCCGCATGGCGGACCGGGCGCTGGACTTCACCCTGCGCCGCAAGGCCAACCTCTACTCCAACGAGCGCCGCGCGGTGGCCGAGCGCGTCTACGGCCTGCTGCGCCGTCAGCGCACCGTGGACTTCCTGCTGTCGCGCGCGCACCCGCGCTTCGACGCGCTGGACACCTCGCGCCAGGACGTCCTCCGCATCGCCGCCTCGCGCGTCCTCTATGGCGAGCCCCACGGCCTGGTCGCCCGGCAGTTCGCCCTCGCGCCCCCGGATGCCGCGGCCCTGGGCACCCTGCCGGAAGCCGCCGCCCTGCTGGAGACGCTGCCGCCCCGGGAGCACTTCCCCATCGCCGCGTCGCTGCCGGACTTCCTCGCCGACCGCTTCCTGGCGACCTTCGGCCGGGACGCCGCGCGCGCCGCGGAGGCGATGAACGAACGCGCCCCCCTGGTCGCCCGCACCAACCTGCTCAAGGGTGACCGCGAAACGCTGATGCAGCGGCTGCGCGCCGAATCGGTGGACGTGAAGCCCACGCCCCTGTCCCCCATGGGCCTGGTGCTGGAGACGCGCATCAACGCCTTCTCGCTGGCGAGCTTCCGCGAAGGGCTGATGGAGCTCCAGGACGAGGGCAGCCAGTTGCTCGGCATGCTGGTGGATGCGCCGCCCACGCGCGTGGTGGACGCGTGCGCGGGCGCGGGCGGCAAGACGTTGCAGTTGGCCGCGCAGATGAAGAACCGGGGCGACCTGCACGCCCTGGACGTGGATGAGCGGCGCATGGAGGATTTGAAGAAGCGCGCGCGCCGCGCGGGCGTCCACAACACGCGCGCCCAGCTCATCCCGCTCGAGGGCCCGGAGGCCGAGGACGCGCTGGCGCCCCTCAAGGACAAGGCGGACCGCGTGCTGGTGGACGCACCGTGCAGCGGCACCGGCACCTTCCGCCGCAAGCCCGACGCGCGCTACCGCCTCACGCCCGCGGACCTGGAGATGCATGTCAGCCGGCAGAAGGCCCTGCTGGCGCGCTTCGCCACCATGGTGAAGCCCGGTGGCCGGCTCATCTACGGCACCTGCAGCGTGCTCCGGGAGGAGAACGAGAACGTGGTGGAGGACTTCCTCGCCAAGCACCCGGATTTCTCGGTGAAGCCCGTGGTCGAGCTGCTGGGCCCCGAGCTGGGCGAGAAGGTGGGCCCCGGTCCCTTCCTGCGCCTGGCGCCGCATACGCACGGAACGGACGGCTTCTTCGGCGCGGTCCTCGTCCGGGCGAAGTAG
- a CDS encoding M61 family metallopeptidase — protein sequence MHPAVRYRVSMPRPHSHLLEVEASFPGGPETVDAVLPVWTPGSYMVREFARQVQDVTAHAPDGSPLPVRRTDKRTWRVEAQGLAVTLRYRVYANELTVRTNHLDGSHAYFNGAATFLYTEATRTLEHHVAVDAPKGWRAFCALGQREDAFIARDYDELVDSPFEVGPHTPLTFSVEGVPHEVVVWGDTVQEPERLCAELQRICECQARVFGGLPMPRYLILLYLTDRGRGGLEHKASTALLFPRAGLSTGRGWEDLLTLVAHEYFHLWFIKRVKPRALVPFDYAQENYTTLLWAFEGATAYYDNLFVRRAGLMSAQRYLTRLGETLTLLRATPGRRVQTLSEASLVSWVKHYRPDENSPNSAISYYLKGEIVSALLDLEIRRATRDARSLDDVVRVLWERHGDGSGVPEEGVEAAASEVAGVDLTPFFDRALRTTEDLDYSVFAHVGLEVGSRMRESISDKGGTPPRGRTGEGRPKGWLGVTTRANGTISVVQEGSPAQDAGLYVEDELVALEGWRVDGNGLLGRCEDRRPGETVRLTVFRRDRLLDIPVVLGTKPAEAAWLARVENPTDAQKAAYQAWLGAPWEDAPGQA from the coding sequence ATGCACCCTGCCGTCCGCTACCGCGTCTCCATGCCCCGTCCGCACTCGCACCTCCTGGAGGTGGAGGCCTCTTTTCCCGGAGGCCCCGAGACGGTCGATGCCGTGCTGCCGGTGTGGACGCCGGGCAGCTACATGGTGCGCGAGTTCGCCCGGCAGGTGCAGGACGTCACGGCGCACGCACCGGACGGCTCGCCGCTGCCGGTGCGGCGCACGGACAAGCGGACCTGGCGGGTGGAGGCGCAGGGGCTCGCCGTCACGCTGCGCTACCGCGTCTACGCCAACGAGCTGACGGTGCGCACCAACCACCTGGACGGCTCCCACGCGTACTTCAACGGCGCCGCCACGTTCCTCTACACGGAGGCCACGCGAACGCTGGAGCACCACGTCGCTGTGGACGCGCCGAAGGGCTGGAGGGCGTTCTGCGCGCTGGGCCAGCGAGAAGACGCCTTCATCGCGCGGGACTACGACGAGCTGGTGGACAGCCCCTTCGAGGTGGGGCCCCACACGCCGCTCACCTTCAGCGTGGAGGGCGTGCCCCACGAGGTCGTCGTCTGGGGCGACACCGTGCAGGAACCGGAGCGGCTGTGCGCGGAGCTCCAGCGCATCTGTGAGTGCCAGGCCCGCGTGTTCGGCGGGCTGCCGATGCCGCGCTACCTCATCCTGCTGTACCTGACGGACCGGGGCCGCGGCGGCCTGGAGCACAAGGCAAGCACCGCCCTGCTCTTTCCACGGGCCGGGCTCTCCACGGGCCGCGGCTGGGAGGACCTGCTCACCCTGGTGGCGCACGAGTACTTCCACCTGTGGTTCATCAAGCGGGTGAAGCCGCGCGCGCTGGTGCCCTTCGACTACGCCCAGGAGAACTACACCACGCTCTTGTGGGCCTTCGAGGGTGCCACCGCGTACTACGACAACCTCTTCGTGCGCCGCGCGGGGTTGATGTCCGCGCAGCGCTACCTCACGCGCCTGGGCGAGACGCTCACCCTGCTGCGCGCCACGCCGGGGCGCCGGGTGCAGACGTTGTCAGAGGCCTCGCTCGTGAGCTGGGTGAAGCACTACCGCCCGGACGAGAACTCTCCCAACAGCGCCATCTCCTACTACCTCAAGGGCGAAATCGTCTCCGCGCTGCTGGACCTGGAGATTCGCCGCGCCACCCGCGACGCCCGAAGCCTGGACGACGTCGTGCGCGTGTTGTGGGAACGCCACGGCGACGGCTCCGGCGTCCCCGAGGAAGGGGTGGAGGCCGCGGCGAGCGAGGTGGCGGGCGTGGACCTCACGCCCTTCTTCGACCGGGCCCTGCGCACCACGGAGGACCTGGACTACTCCGTCTTCGCGCACGTGGGTCTGGAGGTGGGCTCACGCATGCGAGAGTCCATCAGCGACAAGGGGGGCACACCGCCACGAGGCCGAACGGGCGAAGGCCGGCCCAAGGGATGGCTGGGCGTCACCACCCGGGCGAACGGCACCATCTCCGTGGTGCAGGAAGGTTCACCCGCCCAGGACGCGGGCCTCTACGTGGAGGACGAGCTCGTCGCCCTGGAAGGCTGGCGGGTGGACGGCAACGGCCTGCTCGGGCGGTGCGAGGACCGCAGGCCCGGGGAGACGGTGCGGCTGACGGTGTTCCGCAGGGACCGGCTGCTGGACATCCCCGTGGTGCTGGGAACGAAGCCGGCCGAGGCGGCCTGGCTGGCGCGCGTGGAGAACCCCACCGACGCCCAGAAGGCGGCATACCAGGCGTGGCTCGGGGCCCCCTGGGAGGACGCCCCCGGACAGGCGTAG